In Cotesia glomerata isolate CgM1 linkage group LG1, MPM_Cglom_v2.3, whole genome shotgun sequence, one genomic interval encodes:
- the LOC123275317 gene encoding tRNA-splicing endonuclease subunit Sen34, protein MIDLVMSHGNVFVWSAEDWLTLRREHRIVGATIGCPHTLPRQEIMQGLPLMILPEEVTLLLENKIARLVEYPSLRQEPDDDMRKVFENFRKKMFKEQETALKDGKKKLILGKIDSIIEGKKRKSLGLKTSKKSMKKTLDDATAEAVKRVEIDRDALVAEQLSKCPNLDPDDALIQIHTIYPWSTDIKEVEWNYPQTVQEKLRCEVYKDFWKKGYYLTLGEKFGGDYLAYPGDPIMFHSQFIVSCMDIDEEIPILNLTGQCRVACHVRKTQVYAYFSDDNKIAYQSFQYDNSNMI, encoded by the exons atgatTGATTTAGTTATGTCACATGGGAATGTATTTGTTTGGAGCGCTGaag attGGCTGACACTGAGAAGAGAACACCGTATAGTTGGAGCGACAATTGGATGCCCACACACTCTTCCTCGGCAAGAAATAATGCAAGGATTACCTCTGATGATACTTCCAGAAGAAGTAACTTTATTGctggaaaataaaattgctcGGCTTGTTGAATATCCGAGCTTAAGGCAAGAGCCCGATGATGATATGAGgaaagtttttgaaaattttaggaagAAAATGTTTAAAGAGCAAGAGACTGCTCTGAAAGATGGAAAAAAGAAGCta atactcGGAAAAATTGATTCTATTATTGAAGGTAAAAAGCGCAAAAGTTTAGGATTGAAGACTTCTAAAAAGAGTATGAAGAAGACTTTGGATGATGCTACAGCTGAGGCAGTAAAAAGAGTTGAGATAGATCGAGATGCTCTTGTGGCTGAACAACTTAGCAAATGTCCAAATCTTGATCCAGATGATGCTCTGATTCAAATACACACAa TTTATCCTTGGAGTACTGATATAAAAGAAGTTGAATGGAATTATCCTCAAACTGTCCAAGAAAAGTTAAGATGTGAGGTGTACAAAGATTTCTGGAAAAAAGGATATTATTTAACTCTTGGAGAAAAATTTGGTGGTGATTATCTCGCTTATCCAG GTGATCCTATAATGTTTCATTCACAATTTATAGTTTCATGCATGGATATAGACGAAGAAATCCCAATTCTTAATTTAACCGGTCAATGCAGAGTTGCTTGTCACGTGAGAAAAACTCAAGTATACGCTTATTTTTCTGACGACAATAAAATTGCTTATCAGTCATTTCAATATGACAATTCAAATAtgatttga
- the LOC123275320 gene encoding 39S ribosomal protein L27, mitochondrial — protein sequence MSMISQTVFSTLRNIKQNLLTPAIVTHNHVIVRNKTRNTRTTTQNRGGNKTRPYHRGWKCQDGEVVTGGTLLATQLTPRWHPGLNVGFGKNGTLFAIVPGKVVVTCEKCDLNWNHTWVQRHYSNRKGEVIYKKHFNIIPEKQHDRFKLVDAI from the exons atgtcaaTGATATCACAAACTGTCTTTTCTACTCTACGAAAtatcaaacaaaatttattaactccAGCTATAGTCACACATAATCATG tCATTGTCAGAAATAAAACGAGAAATACACGTACAACGACACAAAATCGAGGTGGTAATAAAACAAGACCATATCATAGGGGTTGGAAATGTCAGGATGGTGAAGTTGTTACTGGAGGAACTCTTTTAGCTACTCAATTAACACCCCGGTGGCATCCTGGCcttaat GTTGGATTTGGTAAGAATGGAACTCTCTTTGCGATTGTACCAGGAAAGGTAGTTGTCACATGTGAAAAGTGTGATCTTAACTGGAACCACACTTGGGTACAAAGACACTACTCTAATAGAAAAGGCGAAGTTATCTACAAGAAACATTTCAACATTATACCAGAGAAGCAGCACGACCGTTTTAAATTGGTTGatgcaatttaa
- the LOC123275304 gene encoding probable serine/threonine-protein kinase DDB_G0276461 isoform X3, translating to MIDGNISMEEDTELRDLVVQTLENNGVLAKVRAELRASVFLALEEQESVVNPEPLLNKTVKQYLANSEGKLLFSLVREFLEYFGLDYTISVYDPETYIGKEYNYMGRNKLCEKLGINSTEPLLGELLKNSINGTFNNSKNESINDSNLKSCETSNINNETFDVSIPQVVHKESTSLSNDNDSSEKAESISDFSQEIPINVTITDKKTSGKILTNALIDTSSCEVHNKSLRENTSSENDCETDKNKLDDNETGNNNLSTSSHNNSSPTQNNQNSPTTNCPSYGKKNDNESKKLLNKSEHLIKFDESNVVESELDSNEESKSKITAAVTTTAVSSVELQNTNNAQNLRKVDVDNNSFSKTVYFEEIIVDGKLEKVGATKKNESLLGDLPPLVPKTNSIFSDLPPLNGKKTNINDLKELMDIGLTGDPDNYEEDFVSSASGSTNEQSPAKNPDKNIESPVKQLPQTVIDDKSQSARSEEISEDIDEIEELDDTSGDNKSIANFAMGNALDCTEKA from the exons ATGATAGACGGAAACATATCAATGGAGGAAGATACGGAGTTACGAGACCTAGTGGTACAGACCCTAGAAAATAATGGAGTTCTTGCTAAAGTCCGg gcTGAACTTCGAGCTAGTGTCTTTTTAGCACTTGAAGAGCAAGAATCCGTAGTT aatccCGAACCACTTTTAAACAAAACAGTAAAACAGTACCTGGCTAATTCTGaaggaaaattattattttcattagttAGAGAATTTTTAGAATACTTTGGTCTGGATTACACAATATCTGTATACGATCCAGAAACTTATATTGGAAAGGAGTACAATTATATGGGCAGAAATAAATTGTGTGAAAAGTTGGGTATTAATTCAACAGAACCATTGCTTGGAGAATTACTTAAGAACAGCATTAATGGTACCTTTAATAACtcaaag AATGAATCAATTAATGATAGCAATTTAAAATCATGTGAAACAagcaatataaataatgaaacatTTGATGTATCAATTCCACAAGTAGTCCATAAAGAATCAACCTCACTATCTAATGACAATGATTCATCGGAAAAAGCAGAAAGTATTTCAGATTTTAGTCAAGAAATTCCAATAAATGTGACAATAACAGATAAAAAAACGTCCGGTAAAATATTAACTAATGCACTAATTGATACCTCAAGTTGTGAAGTACATAATAAATCACTCAGGGAAAACACAAGTTCAGAAAATGATTGCgaaactgataaaaataagttaGATGATAATGAAAcaggtaataataatttatcaacatCATCACACAATAATTCATCGCCGAcacaaaataatcaaaattcaCCAACAACAAACTGCCCGtcatatggaaaaaaaaatgacaatgaGTCGAAAAAATTACTGAATAAAAGTGAGCATTTAATCAAGTTCGATGAATCGAACGTTGTGGAGTCGGAATTAGATTCAAATGAGGAATCAAAGTCGAAAATTACGGCAGCGGTTACAACAACAGCTGTTAGTAGTGTCGAGTtacaaaatacaaataatGCTCAAAATCTCCGTAAAGTTGATGTggataataattcatttagtAAGACtgtttattttgaagaaataattgttgatggtaaattagaaaaagttggagcaactaaaaaaaatgaatcattACTCGGTGATTTGCCACCCCTCGTCCCGAAgacaaattctatttttagcGATTTACCTCCTTTGAATGgcaaaaaaactaatattaatgatttgaAGGAATTGATGGACATTGGACTGA cagGAGATCCGGATAATTATGAAGAAGATTTTGTTTCTTCTGCGTCAGGCAGTACCAACGAACAGAGTCCAGCTAAGAACCCAGATAAAAATATCGAGAGTCCTGTGAAACAACTGCCGCAGACAGTAATCGACGACAAGAGTCAAAGTGCTCGGAGCGAAGAAATCAGCGAAGATATCGACGAAATAGAAGAG CTCGATGATACCTCCGGAGATAATAAGAGTATCGCTAATTTCGCGATGGGTAATGCGTTGGACTGTACTGAAAAAGCGTAG
- the LOC123275304 gene encoding uncharacterized protein DDB_G0283357-like isoform X4 produces the protein MIDGNISMEEDTELRDLVVQTLENNGVLAKVRAELRASVFLALEEQESVVNPEPLLNKTVKQYLANSEGKLLFSLVREFLEYFGLDYTISVYDPETYIGKEYNYMGRNKLCEKLGINSTEPLLGELLKNSINGTFNNSKNESINDSNLKSCETSNINNETFDVSIPQVVHKESTSLSNDNDSSEKAESISDFSQEIPINVTITDKKTSGKILTNALIDTSSCEVHNKSLRENTSSENDCETDKNKLDDNETGNNNLSTSSHNNSSPTQNNQNSPTTNCPSYGKKNDNESKKLLNKSEHLIKFDESNVVESELDSNEESKSKITAAVTTTAVSSVELQNTNNAQNLRKVDVDNNSFSKTVYFEEIIVDGKLEKVGATKKNESLLGDLPPLVPKTNSIFSDLPPLNGKKTNINDLKELMDIGLRDPDNYEEDFVSSASGSTNEQSPAKNPDKNIESPVKQLPQTVIDDKSQSARSEEISEDIDEIEEVLSTNISCVSDSVVI, from the exons ATGATAGACGGAAACATATCAATGGAGGAAGATACGGAGTTACGAGACCTAGTGGTACAGACCCTAGAAAATAATGGAGTTCTTGCTAAAGTCCGg gcTGAACTTCGAGCTAGTGTCTTTTTAGCACTTGAAGAGCAAGAATCCGTAGTT aatccCGAACCACTTTTAAACAAAACAGTAAAACAGTACCTGGCTAATTCTGaaggaaaattattattttcattagttAGAGAATTTTTAGAATACTTTGGTCTGGATTACACAATATCTGTATACGATCCAGAAACTTATATTGGAAAGGAGTACAATTATATGGGCAGAAATAAATTGTGTGAAAAGTTGGGTATTAATTCAACAGAACCATTGCTTGGAGAATTACTTAAGAACAGCATTAATGGTACCTTTAATAACtcaaag AATGAATCAATTAATGATAGCAATTTAAAATCATGTGAAACAagcaatataaataatgaaacatTTGATGTATCAATTCCACAAGTAGTCCATAAAGAATCAACCTCACTATCTAATGACAATGATTCATCGGAAAAAGCAGAAAGTATTTCAGATTTTAGTCAAGAAATTCCAATAAATGTGACAATAACAGATAAAAAAACGTCCGGTAAAATATTAACTAATGCACTAATTGATACCTCAAGTTGTGAAGTACATAATAAATCACTCAGGGAAAACACAAGTTCAGAAAATGATTGCgaaactgataaaaataagttaGATGATAATGAAAcaggtaataataatttatcaacatCATCACACAATAATTCATCGCCGAcacaaaataatcaaaattcaCCAACAACAAACTGCCCGtcatatggaaaaaaaaatgacaatgaGTCGAAAAAATTACTGAATAAAAGTGAGCATTTAATCAAGTTCGATGAATCGAACGTTGTGGAGTCGGAATTAGATTCAAATGAGGAATCAAAGTCGAAAATTACGGCAGCGGTTACAACAACAGCTGTTAGTAGTGTCGAGTtacaaaatacaaataatGCTCAAAATCTCCGTAAAGTTGATGTggataataattcatttagtAAGACtgtttattttgaagaaataattgttgatggtaaattagaaaaagttggagcaactaaaaaaaatgaatcattACTCGGTGATTTGCCACCCCTCGTCCCGAAgacaaattctatttttagcGATTTACCTCCTTTGAATGgcaaaaaaactaatattaatgatttgaAGGAATTGATGGACATTGGACTGA GAGATCCGGATAATTATGAAGAAGATTTTGTTTCTTCTGCGTCAGGCAGTACCAACGAACAGAGTCCAGCTAAGAACCCAGATAAAAATATCGAGAGTCCTGTGAAACAACTGCCGCAGACAGTAATCGACGACAAGAGTCAAAGTGCTCGGAGCGAAGAAATCAGCGAAGATATCGACGAAATAGAAGAGGTATTAAGCACTAATATTTCTTGTGTGAGTGATTCTGTtgttatttga
- the LOC123275304 gene encoding probable serine/threonine-protein kinase DDB_G0276461 isoform X2: MIDGNISMEEDTELRDLVVQTLENNGVLAKVRAELRASVFLALEEQESVVNPEPLLNKTVKQYLANSEGKLLFSLVREFLEYFGLDYTISVYDPETYIGKEYNYMGRNKLCEKLGINSTEPLLGELLKNSINGTFNNSKNESINDSNLKSCETSNINNETFDVSIPQVVHKESTSLSNDNDSSEKAESISDFSQEIPINVTITDKKTSGKILTNALIDTSSCEVHNKSLRENTSSENDCETDKNKLDDNETGNNNLSTSSHNNSSPTQNNQNSPTTNCPSYGKKNDNESKKLLNKSEHLIKFDESNVVESELDSNEESKSKITAAVTTTAVSSVELQNTNNAQNLRKVDVDNNSFSKTVYFEEIIVDGKLEKVGATKKNESLLGDLPPLVPKTNSIFSDLPPLNGKKTNINDLKELMDIGLRDPDNYEEDFVSSASGSTNEQSPAKNPDKNIESPVKQLPQTVIDDKSQSARSEEISEDIDEIEEVLSTNISCLDDTSGDNKSIANFAMGNALDCTEKA; the protein is encoded by the exons ATGATAGACGGAAACATATCAATGGAGGAAGATACGGAGTTACGAGACCTAGTGGTACAGACCCTAGAAAATAATGGAGTTCTTGCTAAAGTCCGg gcTGAACTTCGAGCTAGTGTCTTTTTAGCACTTGAAGAGCAAGAATCCGTAGTT aatccCGAACCACTTTTAAACAAAACAGTAAAACAGTACCTGGCTAATTCTGaaggaaaattattattttcattagttAGAGAATTTTTAGAATACTTTGGTCTGGATTACACAATATCTGTATACGATCCAGAAACTTATATTGGAAAGGAGTACAATTATATGGGCAGAAATAAATTGTGTGAAAAGTTGGGTATTAATTCAACAGAACCATTGCTTGGAGAATTACTTAAGAACAGCATTAATGGTACCTTTAATAACtcaaag AATGAATCAATTAATGATAGCAATTTAAAATCATGTGAAACAagcaatataaataatgaaacatTTGATGTATCAATTCCACAAGTAGTCCATAAAGAATCAACCTCACTATCTAATGACAATGATTCATCGGAAAAAGCAGAAAGTATTTCAGATTTTAGTCAAGAAATTCCAATAAATGTGACAATAACAGATAAAAAAACGTCCGGTAAAATATTAACTAATGCACTAATTGATACCTCAAGTTGTGAAGTACATAATAAATCACTCAGGGAAAACACAAGTTCAGAAAATGATTGCgaaactgataaaaataagttaGATGATAATGAAAcaggtaataataatttatcaacatCATCACACAATAATTCATCGCCGAcacaaaataatcaaaattcaCCAACAACAAACTGCCCGtcatatggaaaaaaaaatgacaatgaGTCGAAAAAATTACTGAATAAAAGTGAGCATTTAATCAAGTTCGATGAATCGAACGTTGTGGAGTCGGAATTAGATTCAAATGAGGAATCAAAGTCGAAAATTACGGCAGCGGTTACAACAACAGCTGTTAGTAGTGTCGAGTtacaaaatacaaataatGCTCAAAATCTCCGTAAAGTTGATGTggataataattcatttagtAAGACtgtttattttgaagaaataattgttgatggtaaattagaaaaagttggagcaactaaaaaaaatgaatcattACTCGGTGATTTGCCACCCCTCGTCCCGAAgacaaattctatttttagcGATTTACCTCCTTTGAATGgcaaaaaaactaatattaatgatttgaAGGAATTGATGGACATTGGACTGA GAGATCCGGATAATTATGAAGAAGATTTTGTTTCTTCTGCGTCAGGCAGTACCAACGAACAGAGTCCAGCTAAGAACCCAGATAAAAATATCGAGAGTCCTGTGAAACAACTGCCGCAGACAGTAATCGACGACAAGAGTCAAAGTGCTCGGAGCGAAGAAATCAGCGAAGATATCGACGAAATAGAAGAGGTATTAAGCACTAATATTTCTTGT CTCGATGATACCTCCGGAGATAATAAGAGTATCGCTAATTTCGCGATGGGTAATGCGTTGGACTGTACTGAAAAAGCGTAG
- the LOC123275304 gene encoding probable serine/threonine-protein kinase DDB_G0276461 isoform X1, with the protein MIDGNISMEEDTELRDLVVQTLENNGVLAKVRAELRASVFLALEEQESVVNPEPLLNKTVKQYLANSEGKLLFSLVREFLEYFGLDYTISVYDPETYIGKEYNYMGRNKLCEKLGINSTEPLLGELLKNSINGTFNNSKNESINDSNLKSCETSNINNETFDVSIPQVVHKESTSLSNDNDSSEKAESISDFSQEIPINVTITDKKTSGKILTNALIDTSSCEVHNKSLRENTSSENDCETDKNKLDDNETGNNNLSTSSHNNSSPTQNNQNSPTTNCPSYGKKNDNESKKLLNKSEHLIKFDESNVVESELDSNEESKSKITAAVTTTAVSSVELQNTNNAQNLRKVDVDNNSFSKTVYFEEIIVDGKLEKVGATKKNESLLGDLPPLVPKTNSIFSDLPPLNGKKTNINDLKELMDIGLTGDPDNYEEDFVSSASGSTNEQSPAKNPDKNIESPVKQLPQTVIDDKSQSARSEEISEDIDEIEEVLSTNISCLDDTSGDNKSIANFAMGNALDCTEKA; encoded by the exons ATGATAGACGGAAACATATCAATGGAGGAAGATACGGAGTTACGAGACCTAGTGGTACAGACCCTAGAAAATAATGGAGTTCTTGCTAAAGTCCGg gcTGAACTTCGAGCTAGTGTCTTTTTAGCACTTGAAGAGCAAGAATCCGTAGTT aatccCGAACCACTTTTAAACAAAACAGTAAAACAGTACCTGGCTAATTCTGaaggaaaattattattttcattagttAGAGAATTTTTAGAATACTTTGGTCTGGATTACACAATATCTGTATACGATCCAGAAACTTATATTGGAAAGGAGTACAATTATATGGGCAGAAATAAATTGTGTGAAAAGTTGGGTATTAATTCAACAGAACCATTGCTTGGAGAATTACTTAAGAACAGCATTAATGGTACCTTTAATAACtcaaag AATGAATCAATTAATGATAGCAATTTAAAATCATGTGAAACAagcaatataaataatgaaacatTTGATGTATCAATTCCACAAGTAGTCCATAAAGAATCAACCTCACTATCTAATGACAATGATTCATCGGAAAAAGCAGAAAGTATTTCAGATTTTAGTCAAGAAATTCCAATAAATGTGACAATAACAGATAAAAAAACGTCCGGTAAAATATTAACTAATGCACTAATTGATACCTCAAGTTGTGAAGTACATAATAAATCACTCAGGGAAAACACAAGTTCAGAAAATGATTGCgaaactgataaaaataagttaGATGATAATGAAAcaggtaataataatttatcaacatCATCACACAATAATTCATCGCCGAcacaaaataatcaaaattcaCCAACAACAAACTGCCCGtcatatggaaaaaaaaatgacaatgaGTCGAAAAAATTACTGAATAAAAGTGAGCATTTAATCAAGTTCGATGAATCGAACGTTGTGGAGTCGGAATTAGATTCAAATGAGGAATCAAAGTCGAAAATTACGGCAGCGGTTACAACAACAGCTGTTAGTAGTGTCGAGTtacaaaatacaaataatGCTCAAAATCTCCGTAAAGTTGATGTggataataattcatttagtAAGACtgtttattttgaagaaataattgttgatggtaaattagaaaaagttggagcaactaaaaaaaatgaatcattACTCGGTGATTTGCCACCCCTCGTCCCGAAgacaaattctatttttagcGATTTACCTCCTTTGAATGgcaaaaaaactaatattaatgatttgaAGGAATTGATGGACATTGGACTGA cagGAGATCCGGATAATTATGAAGAAGATTTTGTTTCTTCTGCGTCAGGCAGTACCAACGAACAGAGTCCAGCTAAGAACCCAGATAAAAATATCGAGAGTCCTGTGAAACAACTGCCGCAGACAGTAATCGACGACAAGAGTCAAAGTGCTCGGAGCGAAGAAATCAGCGAAGATATCGACGAAATAGAAGAGGTATTAAGCACTAATATTTCTTGT CTCGATGATACCTCCGGAGATAATAAGAGTATCGCTAATTTCGCGATGGGTAATGCGTTGGACTGTACTGAAAAAGCGTAG
- the LOC123275327 gene encoding mitochondrial import inner membrane translocase subunit Tim13, with the protein MESLQTGSLANIDKDELMQQVKQEIAVANAQELLTKITEKCFKKCIIKPGSSLDSSEQKCVAMCMDRYMDAFNVVSKAYSNRLQRERNRL; encoded by the exons atggAGTCTTTACAGACAGGATCATTAGCTAATATTGATAAAGATGAACTTATGCAACAGGTTAAACAAGAAATAGCTGTTGCAAATGCCCAAGAATTACTCACG aaaataacagaaaaatgTTTCAAGAAATGTATCATTAAGCCGGGAAGTTCCTTGGATAGTTCAGAAcag AAATGTGTTGCAATGTGCATGGATCGTTACATGGATGCATTTAATGTCGTATCTAAAGCCTACAGTAATCGATTGCAGAGAGAGCGCAAtagattgtaa
- the LOC123262762 gene encoding uncharacterized protein LOC123262762 produces MNLHDNFLNTISDKLLNTLSNNCIKTNKPIAKRIETKSPILIDLLTEFTREELNVEQESAEPKNCTCTYHADYDKPQNLNLPAVVSPNFKWEKQLKFLRVITWLKSCIKRESNVSADDVRSLVKQFSTTCESNLEKKNEPIILKIKKRSLEKEEEDDDCQELKDITNSTKVSSHKKSKKKRVKKIKKSVLPEEDLEASQCSPLVSFGEDSIPKSFMLSPINSVADSGIDIDTFISSYLLCQFSNEEANSENSHQQTDYISFFKQTDGEKILESPKQDYTISSDQLMFIHEQCQLDDFALTVVRDFLNEFNSEKAFENIFKNKSLIVESFQTIGDFVIRLERKEKNNITITHFFIKIIMSTIKKAFDASVHNNLTNFKAQLYVSMVLELNKSLKTIKETLDFLITQLFDSLVDASQCIDIRLKRSIERHEYIILYGLEITIKKFCEMISCEMVKTKLQDSPAKITALWRRQLIAHFDPTFNEPRAIPEDDLKEFLIISLKKLLGTYKSINPLKAEWVLKLICLLS; encoded by the exons atGAATTtacatgataattttttaaatactatctCTGATAAACTATTGAATACCTTAtcaaataattgtataaaaacaaataagcCAATCg cTAAAAGGATTGAAACAAAGTCGCCAATTTTAATAGACCTACTAACTGAATTTACAAGAGAAGAATTGAATGTTGAGCAAGAATCAGCAGAGCCTAAAAATTGTACATGTACTTATCATGCTGATTATGACAAGccacaaaatttgaatttaccTGCTGTTGTCAgtccaaattttaaatggGAAAAGCAATTAAAGTTTCTTCGAGTGATAACATGGCTCAAATCATGCATTAAAAGGGAGTCTAATGTATCAGCTGATGACGTACGGAGCCTAGTCAAACAATTCTCGACAACCTGTGAGTCcaatttagagaaaaaaaatgaaccgattattttaaagataaagaAGCGAAGTctagaaaaagaagaagaagatgatGATTGTCAAGAACTGAAGGACATAACAAACAGTACGAAGGTTAGCAGtcataaaaaatctaagaagAAGCGAGTaaagaagattaaaaaatcagttttACCGGAAGAAGATTTAGAGGCAAGTCAATGTAGCCCGTTAGTGAGTTTCGGTGAAGATTCCATTCCGAAATCATTTATGCTTAGTCCGATAAATAGCGTTGCTGATAGTGGAATTGACATTGACACCTTTATTAGTAGTTACCTGCTGTGTCAGTTCTCAAATGAAGAAGCGAATTCTGAGAATTCGCACCAACAAACAGATTacattagtttttttaagcaaaCTGATGGTGAAAAGATATTAGAAAGCCCAAAGCAGGATTATACgatttcatcagatcaattgaTGTTCATTCATGAACAATGTCAGCTGGATGATTTCGCTCTGACTGTCGTACGTGATTTTCTCAATGAATTTAACTCAGAAAAAgcctttgaaaatatttttaaaaataaatcgctTATTGTAGAATCTTTTCAAACAATCGGAGATTTCGTAATTCGTTTAGAAAGAAaggaaaaaaacaatatcaccattactcattttttcattaaaataattatgtcgACTATCAAAAAAGCCTTTGATGCTTCAGTACACAACAATCTTacg aaCTTCAAGGCTCAACTTTATGTGTCAATGGTCCTAGAGCTTAACAAATCTTTGAAAACGATCAAAGAAACACTAGATTTTCTGATTACGCAATTATTTGACTCGTTAGTAGACGCTTCTCAATGTATTGATATTCGTTTAAAAAGATCAATAGAGAGACATGAGTATATAATTCTCTATGGATTGGAgattacgataaaaaaattctgtgaaATGATAAGCTGCGAAATGGTGAAAACAAAACTTCAAGATTCACCAGCAAAAATAACAGCTTTGTGGCGAAGACAACTAATTGCTCACTTTGATCCTACGTTCAACGAGCCGCGAGCTATTCCTGAAGATGACttgaaagaatttttgattattagcTTAAAGAAATTATTGGGAActtataaatcaattaatcCTTTGAAAGCAGAATGggttcttaaattaatttgtttattgtcGTAA
- the LOC123262771 gene encoding venom acid phosphatase Acph-1-like, protein MMLLLGTLVLCLSGSVLSDQQLKLVHVVFSHKLYAPIKINEDNTYTYPEKLDYKYFLESTDDMVNSAKMDMYNLGVYLRKNYNSFLGEIFHPDLMRTRTTEYPLSMISGLLVNTGLWPPAEAQVWQSGLNWQPVPTDYISAKRDTLLLGSLCPGFSEDEKKAQIALRSLKHESLYSSATKSYGSVIKTPSDVALLSSVFQTIVDSNMSLPAWASDLSTDISELTFLSYDQLANTERQKKLNGGTLLKKIISDSLTHQESNGTSKLKIIMYSAEDRNIIGLLKNINLWSPHYLSSTTALIFETYNDTLTNKYSLKMMFYSYNETVPFKLKNCDQYCPLDKFSNELKNVLPENVTALCEEISNASPIPIINLVLLFILLSMTMINIYSNF, encoded by the exons ATGATGCTGCTGCTTGGAACTCTTGTTCTATGTCTCTCCGGGTCTGTACTGTCAGATCAACAATTGAAATTAGTGCATGTG GTATTTTCACATAAATTGTACGCGCCAATTAAAATCAATGAAGACAATACTTATACGTATCCTGAAAAATTagactataaatattttttggagtCTACTGATGACATGGTAAAT TCAGCAAAAATGGACATGTATAATCTAGGagtatatttaagaaaaaattacaattcttTTCTTGGAGAAATTTTTCACCCAGATTTAATGAGAACGCGAACGACAGAGTACCCTCTGTCTATGATTTCTGGACTTCTGGTGAACACAGGTCTTTGGCCTCCTGCTGAAGCTCAAGTTTGGCAAAGTGGCTTAAATTGGCAACCAGTTCCAACAG ACTACATATCAGCAAAACGCGATACTTTATTATTAGGAAGTCTATGTCCAGGTTTTTCtgaagatgaaaaaaaagcTCAGATTGCTTTAAGGTCTCTTAAACATGAATCATTATATTCTTCTGCAACCAAATCATATGGATCAGTAATAAAAACTCCTTCAGACGTCGCATTACTTTCTTCTGTTTTCCAAACTATT GTTGATTCCAATATGTCTCTTCCTGCATGGGCTTCAGATTTATCCACAGATATTTCAGAGTTAACTTTCTTATCCTACGACCAGTTGGCAAATACCGAGCGTCAGAAGAAGTTAAACGGTGGAACattgctcaaaaaaataatcagtgaCTCGTTGACCCATCAGGAGAGCAACGGCACCagtaaacttaaaattataatgtacAGTGCCGAAGACCGTAACATTATCGGATTATTGAAGAATATAAATTTGTGGTCGCCTCATTATTTAAGTTCAACGACAGCACTCATTTTTGAGACCTATAATGATACTTTGACAAACAAATACTCGCTAAAA ATGATGTTTTATTCATATAATGAAACAGTtccttttaaattaaaaaactgtgaTCAATATTGTCCACTTGACAAGTTCTCTAATGAATTAAAGAATGTACTTCCTGAAAACGTGACAGCTTTATGCGAAGAAATATCGAATGCATCGCCAataccaataattaatttagttcttttatttattttgttaagtatgacaatgattaatatttattcaaacttctaa